A part of Mycolicibacterium sp. TUM20985 genomic DNA contains:
- a CDS encoding cupin domain-containing protein, whose amino-acid sequence MSAARWLTSALLAAILVSPGLAAPAWATPGVGIEAETLASATVDGHDYVTKQITIAPGGSTGWHWHPGRVFGVIRQGTLTHDVADCSVDGIYPSGAPITEGSGPDDVHLGRNLGPDPVVMWVVYINVAGEPLSEDVPNPGCPFE is encoded by the coding sequence ATGAGCGCCGCCCGCTGGCTGACATCCGCCCTCCTGGCGGCCATCCTGGTGTCACCGGGTCTGGCGGCGCCCGCGTGGGCCACCCCCGGCGTCGGCATCGAGGCAGAGACCCTCGCCTCGGCCACCGTCGACGGGCACGACTACGTCACCAAGCAGATCACCATCGCTCCGGGTGGCAGCACCGGATGGCACTGGCATCCCGGCCGGGTGTTCGGGGTGATCCGGCAGGGCACGCTCACCCACGACGTGGCGGACTGCTCGGTCGACGGCATCTACCCGTCGGGCGCACCAATCACCGAGGGCAGTGGTCCAGACGACGTACACCTCGGCCGCAACCTCGGTCCAGACCCCGTCGTGATGTGGGTGGTCTACATCAACGTGGCGGGAGAACCCCTGTCCGAGGACGTACCGAATCCCGGCTGCCCGTTTGAGTAG
- the purM gene encoding phosphoribosylformylglycinamidine cyclo-ligase, with protein MSEDQRAGDTGASYASAGVDIEAGDRAVELFKPLAKKATRPEVRGGLGGFAGLFALRSGYREPLLASSTDGVGTKLAIAQAMDKHDTVGLDLVAMVVDDLVVCGAEPLFLQDYIAVGRTVPERVAEIVSGIADGCVMAGCALLGGETAEHPGLMSPDHYDISATGVGVVEADDVLGPDRVKPGDVIIAMASTGLHSNGYSLARKVLLEIDRGNLAGHVEEFGRTLGEELLEPTRIYAKDCLALTAETQVRTFCHVTGGGLAGNLERVIPNGLSAELDRGTWTPAPVFAMIAQRGRIERAEMDKTFNMGIGMVAIVAPEDTDRALAILTARHLDCWILGSVHKGGREKARAQLVGQHPRF; from the coding sequence ATGAGCGAGGATCAGCGAGCCGGCGACACCGGCGCCTCGTACGCATCTGCCGGGGTGGACATCGAGGCAGGTGACCGTGCGGTCGAACTGTTCAAACCGCTCGCCAAGAAGGCCACCCGGCCTGAGGTGCGGGGCGGTCTCGGCGGATTCGCGGGGCTGTTCGCACTACGGAGCGGCTACCGCGAGCCGCTGCTCGCATCCTCGACCGACGGCGTGGGTACCAAGCTCGCGATCGCCCAGGCGATGGACAAGCACGACACGGTCGGTCTGGACCTGGTGGCGATGGTCGTCGACGACCTCGTCGTGTGCGGGGCCGAACCTCTGTTCCTTCAGGACTACATCGCCGTCGGTCGCACGGTGCCCGAGCGCGTCGCCGAGATCGTCTCGGGGATCGCCGACGGCTGCGTCATGGCGGGCTGTGCACTATTGGGCGGCGAGACGGCCGAACACCCGGGCCTCATGTCACCCGATCACTACGACATCTCGGCGACCGGGGTCGGCGTGGTCGAGGCCGACGACGTACTGGGTCCCGATCGGGTCAAGCCTGGTGACGTGATCATCGCGATGGCGTCGACCGGGTTGCACTCCAACGGATATTCGCTGGCCCGCAAGGTGCTGCTGGAGATCGACCGCGGCAACCTGGCCGGCCACGTCGAGGAATTCGGACGCACGCTCGGCGAGGAGCTCCTCGAACCGACTCGCATCTACGCCAAGGACTGCCTCGCGTTGACCGCCGAGACCCAGGTGCGGACGTTCTGCCACGTCACCGGCGGCGGGCTGGCGGGCAATCTCGAGCGCGTCATCCCGAATGGGCTGAGCGCCGAACTGGACCGTGGTACCTGGACGCCGGCCCCCGTTTTCGCCATGATCGCCCAGCGCGGACGCATCGAACGCGCGGAGATGGACAAGACGTTCAACATGGGCATCGGCATGGTGGCCATCGTCGCGCCGGAGGACACCGACCGCGCTCTGGCGATCCTCACCGCCCGTCACCTGGACTGCTGGATCCTCGGCAGCGTGCACAAGGGCGGCAGGGAAAAGGCCCGCGCTCAACTGGTCGGGCAGCACCCGAGGTTCTGA
- a CDS encoding DUF3073 domain-containing protein, protein MGRGRAKAKQTKVARDLKYSSPQTDLKRLQQELGGSGSPEPEILNGDAPVDDRWVDDDDWRR, encoded by the coding sequence ATGGGCCGCGGCCGGGCGAAGGCGAAGCAGACTAAGGTCGCTCGTGACCTCAAGTACAGCTCTCCACAAACCGATTTGAAGCGGTTGCAGCAGGAGCTGGGCGGTTCCGGGTCCCCCGAGCCGGAAATCCTCAACGGAGATGCGCCCGTCGACGACCGCTGGGTCGACGACGACGACTGGCGTCGCTGA
- the ygfZ gene encoding CAF17-like 4Fe-4S cluster assembly/insertion protein YgfZ, producing MSAIPAPESGPDAGATWHYGDPFGEQRAAETGVAVVDRSHRASIQLTGDERRKWLHTISSQHVSELPDGAVVENLNLDVQGRVEDHWLQTQLDGVTVIDTEPWRGEPLLAYLRKMIFWADVVVEPADLAVLSLIGPQVSDSAVLETIGIPALPDVASAVPLADGGFVRTLRAGEVDLVVPRATAAGWRERLTAAGVRPAGVWAYEARRAAQVRARLGVDTDERTIPHEVGWIGGPGDGAVHLDKGCYRGQETVARVHNLGKPPRMLVLLHLDGSADRPVTADPILAGGRSIGRLGTVVDHVDLGPIAIALLKRGVPADTELTTGGETPVKALIDPDSLPVVAEVGAGRRAVERLRGNQR from the coding sequence ATGTCCGCCATCCCCGCACCAGAATCCGGACCGGACGCCGGTGCCACGTGGCACTACGGCGACCCGTTCGGGGAACAACGCGCAGCCGAGACCGGCGTTGCGGTGGTGGACCGATCGCACCGGGCGTCGATCCAACTGACGGGCGACGAGCGGCGGAAGTGGCTGCACACGATCTCCAGCCAGCACGTCAGTGAACTCCCCGACGGCGCCGTCGTGGAGAACCTGAACCTCGACGTGCAGGGCCGTGTCGAAGACCACTGGCTGCAGACCCAACTGGACGGCGTCACCGTCATCGACACCGAGCCGTGGCGGGGTGAGCCGTTGTTGGCCTATCTGCGCAAGATGATCTTCTGGGCCGACGTCGTCGTCGAACCCGCGGACCTTGCGGTGTTGTCGCTCATCGGACCTCAGGTGAGCGATTCGGCCGTCCTCGAGACCATCGGCATTCCGGCGTTGCCGGACGTGGCCTCCGCGGTACCGCTGGCGGACGGCGGCTTCGTCCGCACGCTTCGCGCCGGCGAGGTCGATCTGGTGGTCCCGCGAGCCACGGCTGCCGGTTGGCGTGAGCGGCTCACCGCCGCCGGGGTACGGCCTGCAGGCGTCTGGGCGTACGAAGCCCGTCGCGCGGCGCAGGTCCGCGCCCGGCTAGGCGTGGACACCGACGAGCGGACCATCCCGCACGAGGTGGGATGGATCGGAGGGCCGGGCGACGGCGCGGTGCACCTCGACAAGGGCTGCTACCGCGGACAGGAGACCGTCGCACGGGTCCACAACTTGGGCAAGCCGCCACGGATGCTGGTCCTGCTGCATCTGGACGGGTCTGCCGACCGGCCGGTCACAGCGGATCCCATCCTTGCTGGTGGACGCTCGATTGGCCGGCTCGGCACCGTCGTCGACCACGTAGATCTCGGGCCCATCGCCATCGCGCTGCTCAAACGCGGAGTCCCCGCCGACACCGAGTTGACGACCGGCGGCGAGACACCCGTCAAGGCCCTGATCGACCCCGATTCGCTGCCCGTGGTCGCCGAAGTGGGCGCTGGCCGGCGCGCCGTGGAACGTCTGCGGGGCAATCAGCGTTGA
- a CDS encoding aminodeoxychorismate lyase has protein sequence MAPHGEIVVTLDGAVVSADHPVAFVDDPLFLRGDGVFETVLVRDGRPCLLEAHLERLVSSAAIIGLARPDPAPWRAVAVAASAQWPGGGDAVLRLVLGRTRDGGATGFVVVSTLPDRVLVSRRDGVSAMTLESGVAASGVATPPWSVAGAKSLSYGVNAASLRHADRLGVGDVVLVSADGFVLEGPRSSVVIADGDGALATPPTTLPILPGTTVRAVFDAARARGTCCDERLLRVEDLVAAQGVWLLSSVTLAARIHTLDGAPLPLSGGSVDMAALVAEAVARDR, from the coding sequence ATGGCGCCCCATGGCGAGATCGTCGTCACGCTCGATGGCGCGGTCGTGTCGGCGGACCATCCGGTTGCCTTCGTCGACGACCCGCTGTTCCTCCGTGGCGACGGCGTGTTCGAGACCGTGTTGGTCCGCGACGGGCGGCCGTGCCTGCTCGAGGCGCACCTCGAGCGACTGGTGAGTTCAGCCGCGATCATCGGCCTGGCGCGGCCCGACCCTGCGCCATGGCGGGCGGTCGCGGTCGCAGCCTCGGCGCAGTGGCCCGGTGGTGGTGACGCGGTGCTGAGGTTGGTCTTGGGACGGACACGGGATGGTGGAGCGACGGGCTTCGTCGTCGTCTCGACACTGCCCGACCGCGTGCTGGTGTCACGGCGCGACGGAGTGTCTGCGATGACGCTGGAGAGCGGAGTGGCGGCGAGTGGCGTGGCGACCCCGCCGTGGTCGGTGGCGGGGGCGAAGTCGCTGTCGTACGGCGTCAACGCTGCGTCGCTGCGTCACGCCGACCGTCTCGGCGTCGGTGACGTGGTGTTGGTGAGCGCCGACGGATTCGTTCTGGAGGGGCCCCGCTCGAGCGTCGTGATTGCCGATGGCGACGGTGCATTGGCCACCCCGCCGACGACTCTGCCGATCCTCCCCGGCACCACCGTGCGGGCGGTCTTCGACGCGGCTCGCGCACGTGGCACGTGCTGCGACGAGCGACTGCTGAGAGTCGAAGATCTGGTTGCCGCACAGGGTGTTTGGCTCCTGTCGAGCGTGACTCTGGCGGCCCGCATCCACACGCTGGACGGGGCACCCCTACCTCTGTCGGGAGGGTCCGTCGACATGGCCGCACTCGTCGCCGAGGCCGTCGCGAGGGACCGCTGA
- a CDS encoding Crp/Fnr family transcriptional regulator, with amino-acid sequence MKADPKGHEDDVRRLREFAAFEKFSDDDLLRLVRAAHHTSTSGPWPLIQEQTPSEACWILLSGEAGVYIGRDRVAVVGPGEVIGESVRHGKLRNATVTTVGRAEVLHIAREDVVRLVEEIPALREVMDETAARHMPKSTADPS; translated from the coding sequence ATGAAGGCCGATCCAAAGGGACACGAGGACGACGTTCGTCGGTTGCGTGAGTTCGCCGCCTTCGAGAAGTTCTCCGACGACGACTTGTTGCGGCTCGTTCGAGCAGCGCATCACACCTCGACATCCGGACCATGGCCACTGATCCAGGAACAGACTCCTTCGGAAGCCTGCTGGATCCTGCTGAGCGGCGAGGCGGGGGTGTACATCGGCCGCGACCGCGTTGCCGTGGTCGGGCCAGGCGAGGTGATCGGTGAATCCGTCCGCCACGGCAAACTTCGAAACGCGACCGTGACGACGGTCGGGCGGGCCGAGGTGCTGCACATAGCGCGCGAAGACGTCGTTCGACTGGTCGAGGAGATACCAGCGCTCCGTGAAGTGATGGATGAGACTGCGGCGCGACACATGCCGAAGTCGACCGCAGACCCCAGTTGA
- a CDS encoding heme-binding beta-barrel domain-containing protein, which translates to MERAKVTAARNVPSFDDLPVSADTANLREGVSLNDALLALLPLVGVWRGEGTGRGANGDYPFGQQIIVSHDGGEYLNWEARSWLLSESGEYEGPSLRESGFWRFVNDPDDPAESQAIELLLAHSSGYVELFYGHPRNQSSWELATDALARSKSGVLVGGAKRLYGIVEGGDLAYVEERVDADGGLIPHLSARLSRHVG; encoded by the coding sequence ATCGAGCGCGCCAAGGTCACGGCTGCGCGGAACGTCCCGTCATTCGACGACCTACCCGTCTCGGCCGATACCGCGAACCTCCGCGAGGGCGTCAGCCTCAACGACGCGCTGCTGGCCCTGCTGCCGCTCGTCGGGGTGTGGCGCGGCGAGGGCACGGGACGCGGCGCCAACGGCGACTATCCCTTCGGCCAGCAGATCATCGTCTCGCACGACGGCGGCGAATACCTGAACTGGGAAGCCCGCTCCTGGCTGCTGTCCGAATCCGGCGAATACGAGGGGCCCTCACTCCGCGAGTCCGGCTTCTGGCGGTTCGTCAATGATCCGGACGACCCCGCCGAGTCACAGGCGATCGAATTGCTGCTGGCCCACTCCTCCGGTTACGTCGAGCTGTTCTACGGACACCCGCGGAATCAGTCGTCGTGGGAGTTGGCGACCGATGCGCTCGCCCGCAGCAAGTCGGGGGTGCTCGTCGGTGGAGCGAAACGTCTGTACGGGATCGTGGAGGGCGGCGACCTGGCCTACGTCGAGGAGCGGGTCGACGCCGACGGCGGGCTCATCCCGCATCTGTCCGCGCGGCTGTCGCGCCACGTCGGCTAG
- a CDS encoding DUF1416 domain-containing protein translates to MCSAPKQGLTLPSSVDLEKETVITGRVVDGSGQTVGGAFVRLLDASDEFTAEVVASATGDFRFFAAPGTWTLRALSPAGNGDASVAPSGAGIHEVDVKVA, encoded by the coding sequence ATGTGCTCTGCACCGAAACAAGGACTGACGTTGCCCTCCAGCGTCGACCTGGAGAAGGAGACGGTCATCACCGGCCGTGTCGTCGATGGCTCCGGCCAGACCGTCGGCGGGGCGTTCGTGCGCCTGCTCGACGCGTCCGACGAGTTCACCGCCGAGGTCGTCGCCTCGGCGACCGGTGACTTCCGCTTCTTCGCCGCACCGGGCACGTGGACGCTGCGCGCCCTGTCGCCCGCGGGCAATGGAGACGCCAGCGTCGCACCGTCGGGCGCGGGAATCCACGAAGTCGACGTCAAGGTCGCCTGA
- a CDS encoding sulfurtransferase, with amino-acid sequence MARSDVLVTADWAESNLDAPGVVFVEVDEDASAYDGGHIAGAVKLDWRNDLQDPVKRDFVDQEQFSKLLSDKGIANDDTVVLYGGNNNWFAAYAYWYFKLYGHQDVKLLDGGRKKWELDARPLSADAVNRPATSYQAAAPNTKIRAFRDEVIAAIGIKNLVDVRSPDEFSGRILAPAHLPQEQSQRAGHIPSAINVPWSKAANEDGTFKSDADLEKLYAEAGLDGSKETIAYCRIGERSSHTWFVLQELLGHTNVKNYDGSWTEYGSLVGAPIELGS; translated from the coding sequence ATGGCACGCTCCGACGTCCTGGTCACCGCCGACTGGGCCGAGAGCAATCTCGACGCGCCAGGCGTCGTCTTCGTCGAGGTCGACGAGGACGCCAGCGCCTACGACGGCGGCCATATCGCCGGCGCCGTCAAGCTGGACTGGCGCAACGACCTACAGGACCCCGTGAAGCGGGACTTCGTCGACCAGGAGCAGTTCTCAAAGCTGCTGTCCGACAAGGGCATCGCCAACGACGACACCGTCGTCCTCTACGGTGGCAACAACAACTGGTTCGCGGCGTACGCCTACTGGTACTTCAAGTTGTACGGCCACCAGGACGTCAAGCTGCTCGACGGCGGCCGCAAGAAGTGGGAGCTCGACGCCCGCCCGTTGAGCGCGGACGCGGTGAACCGCCCGGCGACGTCGTATCAGGCCGCCGCCCCGAACACGAAGATCCGCGCCTTCCGCGACGAGGTGATCGCCGCCATCGGCATCAAGAACCTGGTCGACGTGCGCTCCCCCGACGAGTTCTCGGGCAGGATCCTCGCGCCCGCGCATTTGCCGCAGGAGCAGAGCCAGCGCGCGGGCCACATCCCCAGTGCCATCAACGTGCCATGGAGCAAGGCGGCCAACGAGGACGGCACGTTCAAGTCCGACGCCGACCTCGAGAAGCTGTATGCCGAGGCAGGCCTGGACGGCTCCAAGGAGACCATCGCCTACTGCCGGATCGGTGAGCGCTCGTCGCACACCTGGTTCGTGCTGCAGGAACTCCTCGGACACACCAACGTCAAGAACTACGACGGCAGTTGGACCGAATATGGCTCCCTGGTGGGGGCCCCGATCGAGTTGGGAAGTTGA
- a CDS encoding DUF4395 domain-containing protein, which produces METTGPDQVDVRGPRFTAWVTTAVIVIALIASAYSYLAAAVVLALQAVVFAIGAVGGPRKHPYGRVFATVVAPRLGPVTQREPVPPLKFAQLVGLVFAAFAAIGFATGLATVGLLLTAFALIAAFLNAAFGICLGCQLYPFAASFRKTPTTA; this is translated from the coding sequence ATCGAGACCACCGGACCCGACCAGGTCGACGTGCGGGGACCGCGTTTCACCGCATGGGTCACGACTGCGGTCATCGTCATCGCCCTGATCGCGTCGGCGTACAGCTACCTCGCCGCTGCCGTCGTGCTCGCTCTGCAGGCCGTCGTCTTCGCGATTGGTGCGGTCGGGGGCCCGCGTAAGCATCCCTATGGCCGGGTGTTCGCCACGGTGGTCGCGCCGCGGCTCGGCCCGGTGACCCAGCGGGAGCCGGTGCCACCGCTCAAGTTCGCCCAGCTGGTCGGGCTGGTGTTCGCCGCCTTCGCGGCCATCGGCTTCGCCACCGGCCTGGCCACGGTCGGCCTCCTCCTTACCGCGTTCGCCTTGATCGCGGCCTTCCTCAACGCCGCCTTCGGCATCTGCCTGGGCTGTCAGCTCTACCCGTTCGCCGCAAGTTTCCGCAAGACACCCACCACGGCCTGA
- a CDS encoding Ms5788A family Cys-rich leader peptide, with translation MSLGTLSVVYTRLELRLTKRRAVDLCRVAGCCCCCRSC, from the coding sequence ATGTCATTGGGTACGCTGTCGGTCGTGTACACCCGCCTCGAGCTTCGGCTCACCAAGCGCCGCGCAGTCGATCTGTGCCGCGTTGCGGGTTGTTGCTGTTGTTGTCGTAGCTGCTAA
- a CDS encoding thioredoxin family protein gives MNASLPVVIGVLVAALAVAIVIGRLLTKREGVLRSSEASPATAEASELGLPAGAPAIVHFSANWCGPCAGVRRVVDDVCAELPRVAHVEIDLDANPSLARQLSVMSLPTTFIFDADGRQRYRSSGVPKAADLRSALQPLLA, from the coding sequence ATGAATGCCTCACTTCCGGTCGTGATCGGGGTGCTCGTGGCGGCTTTAGCGGTGGCGATCGTGATCGGACGCCTGCTCACCAAGCGTGAGGGTGTGCTCCGCAGCAGCGAAGCCTCTCCCGCCACCGCGGAGGCTTCCGAGCTGGGACTGCCCGCAGGTGCGCCCGCGATAGTGCACTTCAGCGCGAACTGGTGCGGACCGTGCGCCGGGGTGCGACGGGTGGTCGACGACGTCTGCGCCGAGCTTCCGCGGGTGGCCCACGTCGAGATCGATTTGGACGCCAATCCGTCCCTCGCGCGGCAGCTTTCGGTCATGTCGCTGCCGACCACGTTCATCTTCGACGCCGACGGTCGACAGCGGTACCGCAGCTCGGGCGTGCCCAAGGCCGCTGACCTGCGGTCGGCTCTCCAACCACTATTGGCCTGA
- the lmeA gene encoding mannan chain length control protein LmeA, with the protein MGQNVRVRKLLIGLVATVTTLAVGGLGADFGTAIYAEFRWARSVRTANDLPFDPWVGILGFPFITQARGHDFKEVEIRAGGVDNAIVGKASIEATLHNVDLTGTSWLIGPDSTLPVGKLESRLIVDSTHVGRFMGIKDLLVEAPPKETNDATGGTTESGISGSQGLVFTGTPTAAGFSERVSVAVDLSTPDDDETTLVFTATDVLTGPGTADEAVPDDKKAAVLAAFGSRMPGMKLPFGIAPTTEGARGSDIIIEGITTGVTVALDGFRQR; encoded by the coding sequence GTGGGCCAGAATGTCCGAGTGCGCAAGCTGCTGATCGGACTCGTCGCCACGGTGACGACCCTCGCCGTCGGCGGCCTCGGCGCCGACTTCGGCACCGCCATCTACGCCGAGTTCCGGTGGGCGCGCAGCGTACGCACCGCCAACGACCTGCCCTTCGACCCCTGGGTGGGCATTCTGGGGTTCCCCTTCATCACCCAGGCGAGAGGCCACGACTTCAAGGAGGTGGAGATCCGAGCCGGCGGGGTGGACAACGCGATAGTCGGCAAGGCCTCGATCGAGGCAACCCTGCACAACGTCGACCTGACGGGGACCTCCTGGCTCATCGGCCCGGATTCCACGCTCCCGGTCGGCAAGCTGGAGAGCCGCCTCATCGTCGACTCGACGCACGTGGGGCGCTTCATGGGCATCAAGGACCTGCTCGTCGAAGCGCCACCCAAGGAGACGAACGACGCCACCGGCGGGACGACGGAATCGGGTATCTCGGGGAGTCAGGGACTGGTGTTCACCGGAACACCCACCGCTGCGGGGTTCAGCGAGCGGGTCAGCGTGGCGGTCGACCTGTCGACACCAGACGACGACGAGACCACGCTGGTGTTCACCGCGACCGACGTGCTGACGGGTCCCGGGACGGCCGACGAGGCGGTGCCCGACGACAAGAAGGCGGCCGTCCTCGCGGCGTTCGGCAGCAGGATGCCAGGGATGAAGCTCCCGTTCGGCATCGCGCCCACCACCGAGGGCGCGCGCGGCTCGGACATCATCATCGAAGGCATCACCACGGGAGTAACGGTGGCCCTCGATGGGTTTAGGCAAAGATGA
- a CDS encoding winged helix-turn-helix transcriptional regulator — protein MDLLLLTVDPHPESVLPSLALLAHNVRSAPTEVSSLLEAGSADVAIVDARTDLAAARGLCRLLGTTGTSVPVVAVVNEGGLVAVNVEWGLDEILLPSTGPAEIDARLRLIVGRRGGAADQESAGKVNLGELVIDEGTYTARLRGRPLDLTYKEFELLKYLAQHAGRVFTRAQLLQEVWGYDFFGGTRTVDVHVRRLRAKLGPEYESLIGTVRNVGYKAVRPARGRPPLPDHDPNEFDDADAYGDDSAGFTEALSDPLRMQ, from the coding sequence TTGGATCTTTTGCTACTGACCGTCGACCCACACCCCGAGTCGGTCCTGCCGTCGTTGGCGCTGCTGGCGCACAACGTCCGGTCCGCACCCACCGAGGTGTCTTCGCTGTTGGAGGCGGGCAGCGCGGACGTGGCGATCGTCGATGCCCGAACCGATCTTGCCGCAGCCCGAGGGCTGTGCCGGCTGCTGGGCACCACCGGGACGTCGGTACCGGTCGTCGCCGTCGTGAACGAAGGCGGTCTGGTCGCCGTGAACGTCGAGTGGGGTCTCGACGAGATTCTGCTGCCCAGCACGGGCCCCGCCGAGATCGACGCCCGGCTGCGGCTGATCGTCGGACGCCGCGGCGGTGCCGCCGACCAGGAAAGTGCAGGCAAGGTCAACCTCGGCGAACTCGTCATCGACGAGGGCACCTACACCGCCCGGCTGCGAGGCAGGCCACTCGACCTCACGTACAAGGAGTTCGAGCTGCTGAAGTATCTGGCACAGCACGCCGGCCGGGTCTTCACCAGGGCGCAACTTCTCCAAGAGGTGTGGGGCTACGACTTCTTCGGTGGCACCCGCACCGTCGACGTCCACGTCCGACGACTCCGCGCCAAGCTCGGCCCCGAATACGAATCGCTGATCGGCACCGTTCGCAACGTCGGATACAAGGCCGTGCGGCCCGCGCGAGGCCGTCCGCCCCTTCCCGACCACGACCCCAATGAATTCGACGACGCGGACGCCTACGGCGACGACTCCGCGGGCTTCACCGAGGCCCTGAGCGACCCACTTCGTATGCAGTGA
- the mshD gene encoding mycothiol synthase, protein MNEIFWRTTLSEDEQHRTRSLFEAAGAVDGTSPVGDQVLRELSHDRTGHLVAMADGAIVGYLNLVRPDQDAPAMAEVAVHPDARRRGIGAALIRAGLAEGGPGARVWAHGNLASAKATAGALDLVAVRELLQMRRSLRDLPPVPAPEGIVLRTYAGPTDDAELLRVNNAAFAWHPEQGGWTEADLAERRGEPWFDPEGLFLAFDSETGGLLGFHWTKVHGPDLGGQERSDPGSRLGEVYVVGVDPRAQGRGLGATLTLVGLHHLAERLGADAEVALYVEADNSAAVKTYRRLDFEVFAADVAYTRR, encoded by the coding sequence GTGAACGAAATCTTTTGGCGGACAACGCTTTCGGAGGATGAACAGCATCGCACCAGGAGCCTCTTCGAGGCCGCCGGCGCGGTGGACGGCACTTCGCCCGTTGGTGACCAGGTGCTTCGTGAACTGTCTCACGACCGCACCGGGCACCTGGTCGCCATGGCCGACGGCGCCATCGTCGGCTACCTGAACCTGGTGCGGCCGGATCAGGACGCACCCGCGATGGCCGAGGTGGCCGTCCATCCCGACGCACGCCGACGGGGAATCGGAGCGGCGCTGATCCGTGCCGGCCTCGCCGAGGGCGGCCCCGGCGCCCGCGTCTGGGCGCACGGCAACCTCGCGTCGGCCAAGGCCACGGCCGGCGCGCTCGACCTCGTCGCGGTCCGCGAACTGCTGCAAATGCGGAGATCGCTACGTGACCTCCCGCCGGTGCCGGCTCCCGAGGGAATCGTGCTGCGGACCTACGCCGGGCCCACCGACGACGCGGAGCTGCTCAGGGTCAACAATGCGGCCTTCGCCTGGCACCCGGAGCAGGGCGGCTGGACCGAAGCCGACCTCGCCGAGCGGCGCGGCGAACCCTGGTTCGACCCCGAGGGGCTGTTCCTGGCGTTCGACTCGGAGACCGGCGGGCTGCTGGGGTTTCACTGGACGAAGGTGCATGGCCCCGACCTCGGAGGGCAGGAGCGAAGCGACCCGGGAAGTCGGCTCGGCGAGGTGTACGTCGTGGGCGTCGATCCGAGGGCCCAGGGACGCGGGTTGGGAGCGACGCTGACCCTGGTCGGTCTGCACCACCTCGCAGAGCGGCTCGGGGCGGATGCCGAGGTGGCCCTTTACGTCGAGGCAGATAACTCAGCCGCCGTGAAGACCTATCGGCGGCTGGATTTCGAAGTGTTTGCCGCGGACGTGGCGTACACCCGTCGTTAG